The following proteins come from a genomic window of Panicum hallii strain FIL2 chromosome 8, PHallii_v3.1, whole genome shotgun sequence:
- the LOC112872376 gene encoding probable CCR4-associated factor 1 homolog 11, whose translation MFPPPFLQFPQPYGFFPYYGGYAPEMGLSIQVVTAANFEAELNTIAALLRRFPVIAIDAEYPGTVHRPPAGRREGGLTPDERYTLVKANVDELPVVRLGITLCDADGNVPLVAGRPCEQRAWEFIFSDFDLLRDRHAPESVAFLRSRGVDFRQAREGGVRSAAFAARLAAVLAPAQLRGDLAWAAFGGAYDFAYMVKMLSGGQPLPGTWHEFIAQARALLGGRVFDGKYMAEHSGRPDLCRGGLRSVAARLGVPLPNPAPPCLAGPKSHTACGIYTAMRRHFRDHDHGACFDGLIDGFH comes from the coding sequence ATGTTCCCGCCGCCATTCCTCCAGTTCCCGCAGCCTTACGGCTTCTTCCCGTACTACGGCGGGTACGCCCCCGAGATGGGCCTCTCGATCCAGGTCGTGACCGCGGCCAACTTCGAGGCGGAGCTCAACACCATCGCCGCCCTGCTGCGGCGGTTCCCCGTCATCGCCATCGACGCGGAGTACCCGGGCACGGTGCACCGCCCGCCCGCAGGGCGCCGCGAGGGCGGCCTCACCCCGGACGAGCGCTACACGCTCGTGAAAGCCAACGTGGACGAGCTCCCCGTCGTCCGGCTCGGCATCACGCTCTGCGACGCGGACGGGAATGTCccgctcgtcgccggccgccccTGCGAGCAGCGCGCCTGGGAGTTCATCTTCTCCGACTTCGACCTCCTCCGCGACCGCCACGCGCCGGAGTCCGTGGCGTTCCTGCGGTCCCGCGGCGTCGACTTCCGCCAGGCGCGCGAGGGCGGCGTGCGCTCCGCGGCGTTCGCGGCCAGGCTCGCCGCCGTCCTGGCCCCGGCGCAGCTGCGGGGGGACCTGGCGTGGGCGGCGTTCGGCGGCGCGTACGACTTCGCCTACATGGTGAAGATGCTCTCCGGCGGCCAGCCGCTGCCGGGGACCTGGCACGAATTCATAGCGCAGGCGAGGGCCCTCCTCGGCGGGCGGGTGTTCGACGGCAAGTACATGGCGGAGCACTCCGGGCGCCCGGACCTGTGCCGCGGCGGCCTGAGGAGCGTGGCGGCCCGCCTCGGCGTGCCGCTGCCCAACCCGGCGCCACCGTGCCTTGCCGGCCCGAAGAGCCACACTGCCTGCGGCATCTACACGGCGATGAGGAGGCACTTCCGGGACCATGACCACGGCGCCTGCTTCGACGGGCTCATCGACGGCTTCCACTGA